The Bacteroidota bacterium genome has a segment encoding these proteins:
- a CDS encoding response regulator produces MEDNLLNILLVEDDMVDVMNVQRAFKKNNITNPLYVAHNGLEALNMLKGENGVEKLTPTPKIVLLDINMPKMNGIELLRAMRADKNLKSISVFMMTTSNEDSDKIEAYSLNVAGYILKPINFEKFVTAVSTLNNFWKMIELP; encoded by the coding sequence ATGGAAGATAATTTATTAAATATACTATTAGTAGAAGATGATATGGTTGATGTGATGAATGTGCAACGTGCATTCAAAAAAAACAACATCACTAATCCATTGTATGTTGCACACAACGGTTTGGAAGCATTGAATATGTTAAAAGGGGAAAATGGAGTTGAAAAGCTTACACCAACCCCCAAAATAGTATTGCTGGATATCAATATGCCCAAAATGAATGGTATCGAATTGTTAAGGGCAATGCGTGCAGATAAAAACCTAAAATCAATTAGTGTTTTTATGATGACCACTTCGAACGAAGACAGTGATAAAATTGAAGCATATAGTTTGAATGTAGCAGGATATATTTTAAAACCAATAAACTTCGAAAAATTTGTGACAGCAGTATCGACACTGAATAATTTTTGGAAGATGATTGAATTACCCTAA
- a CDS encoding response regulator codes for MPYRVLIIEDEKVDAMLIKRALQDTDMHAESTHASLSAEGLKILETEEFDCIITDFRMPDMDGITLVKTIRNRGILTPIIFVTSHGDEHVATEVMRSGANDYMIKDAINSDNLSLSL; via the coding sequence ATGCCCTACAGAGTATTAATAATCGAGGATGAAAAAGTAGATGCAATGCTGATTAAAAGAGCCTTGCAGGATACTGATATGCATGCAGAATCTACTCATGCAAGTTTATCTGCTGAAGGACTCAAAATTCTTGAAACTGAAGAATTTGACTGCATCATAACAGATTTTCGAATGCCTGACATGGATGGTATAACATTGGTTAAAACCATCCGAAATAGGGGAATATTAACACCTATCATTTTCGTGACTTCACATGGAGATGAGCATGTAGCCACAGAGGTTATGCGTTCGGGGGCAAACGATTACATGATAAAAGATGCGATAAACTCTGATAATTTATCGCTTAGCTTAAG